Sequence from the Bremerella volcania genome:
GATTTATTCTACCAGGGCTTTGACTTCACAGGGGTCATTCCTGCCGGACAATCGATTACTCGGACTCAGTTGATTGATTTGCCCGACACTTTTACCGGCGAAGATCTTCGCGTGATCGTGTATACGGATGGGTGGAATCAAGTTTTGGAAATTGACGCTGAAGACAACAATGTCTTGGTGGCCGATAACTATCTCGACGTGATTCTGGCAGCTTTTCCTAACCTCGTCGTTGACGAAGTCATCGTTCCTCCGTTGGCGTCTTCGGAACAAGAGATCGTTGTCGAGTGGATTGTCTCGAATGCAGGAACAGGTCCTACCAACGCCACTTACTGGGACGATCAGGTCTATTTATCGACCGATCCGTTCTGGGACCCTGGCGACTACCGCCTGGGCACCTCTCGGAATCCATCCTACCTGCAAGCTGGAGATAGTTATCGCGCTTCGCTGACCGCGACTCTGCCACGGGGAATCGACGGTGATTATTACGTAATCGTACTAACTGACGCCTTCAATCGGGTGTGGGAACATGGCAATGAAAATGACAACGAAAACTCTAGCACCTCATTTGAAGTACAACTAACGCCTCCGCCTGACCTTCAGGTGACTAGTGTTCAAGCTCCGACTTCGGCTTTCTCCGGACAGGAAGTCCAGGTGAGTTGGACCGTCTCGAACGAAGGTGCAAACGCAACCAACCATTCTCGGTGGCGAGACCGCATTTACGTCTCGTCCGATAGTACTCTCAGCGGCGATGACGTACTCCTAACGACCGTAACTCATGACGGCGTACTGGCCCCGGGAGAGAATTACACGGCGACCGGTTTCGGCGATTTGCCGATTGGTGTCTCGGGGGACTTCTTTTTCCTGGTAGAAACGGATGCTTTCGACAGCGTCTACGAACACCAATTCGAGAACAACAACGTCGCGGCAGAAACTCAGGCAACCAATGTCGTACTGACGCCACCACCAGACCTGGAGGTGGTTTCGGTCGTAGCCCCTCTTACGATTTCTGCCAATCGACAGTTTGCCGTTAGCTACCGCGTGGAGAACAACGGATCGACGCCGACGCCCAACGGCAGTTGGACTGACCGGGTCTACCTGTCAGACGATTTCAATTTTGATCCGTCCGGCGACGTTCTCCTTGATTCCAGACGCCACTATGGAACGCTCGCCCCTGGTGAGGGTTACGACTTTGAGTACGTTGGTATCCTGGACGAAGACTTTGTTGGAGATCAGCATTTCTATGTTGTGACCGACTACGCCGATGACGTCTTCGAACTGGACAACCTGAATAACCTTGCGTCGGCCGATTCTCCTTCGGAAGTCATCTTTGAGCCTGGCGATTTGACCGTATCGTTCTTTTCGGCTCCCACTCAGGCAGAAGCCGGGGACGCGTTCCTATTGGATTGGTCTGTAGTCAACTCCAGCCAATGGGATACGGCTTCGCAGTTTTGGTATGACCGAGTCGTCCTCTCGACAGATATGACGGTCAGTGGAGATGACATCGCTCTCACTTCACCGTCCCACGCAGGTCTGCTTCAGCCGGGCGAGTCGTATCGCGTCAATGATCGCCAAGTCCGGCTCCCGACCAATCTATTGCCGGGCAGTTATTATCTGCTACTAACCACCGATGCCGGTGAAAGCGTGCCGGAATTGGACGAGACCAACAACGCTTCGGCAGCAATGCCGCTGGAGGTCTCGCGAATTGCATCGGACCTTCGCATTACGAGCGTCTCTGCGACGGATGATCCTCAGGCGGGTGGTCCAATCACCGTGCAGTGGACCGTGCGTAACTTCGCGCCAGTAGCGACGAACTCGAACATATGGTTCGACGAAGTTTACCTATCCACCGACTATCAGGTTGATTCGTCCGACACTCTTCTTGCATCGGTACAGCGAGGCAATCCTCTCGGGCCGAACGAGGAGTATTCGGTCACACGAGCCGTTACTCTTCCAGAAGACCTTAGCGGCCGCTTCTTTATTCTGGTTCGCACCGATGCGACCGATCTTGTCATCGAAGGAGCATACGAAAACAACAACCTCCGTGTTACTTCCGGTGAAATCCCCGAGGGAATCGACCCGAGCGAAGATCCTGTTGACCCCAACGATCCCGATCCACCAACCCCGCCTGAGGGAAATATTCAGGTTGTCACGTTAGATCCACCTGACTTGAGCGTTGTCAACGTCGATGCTCCGGCAAATGCACTGAGCGGCCAGGACCTAGCGCTCAGCTGGACCGTCCAAAACATCGGGCAGGGAGACGCCGACGGTCCGTGGTATGACTCGGTCTATCTCTCGCTTGACCAAGTGTTTGATCGCTCGTCGGACATCTATCTTGGCTACGCAGACCGACCTGGTGAATTGGCCGCTGGGGAAAGCTACACACAAAACGAATCGTTCGAAATACCCGCTGGTTTCGCAGGTCCCTACTACGTGTTTGTCATTGCCAATGCTAATGGTCGCGTTAACGAGCGGGGGAAAGTGTTTAATAATCCAGGTTACGATCCGTTATCGATGCAGATCGATCTAACCTCCCCTGCCGACTTCGTCGTCGGCACCATCAATGTACCGACCAGCGGAACGCCAGGTGCCGAGGTTACCGTCAGCTACACGGTCGAAAACCAGGGTAGCAATCCAGCTTTCGGCTACTGGACCGATTCCATCTACCTGTCCGCGGACGAGACCTGGGACATCGACGACCCACTGTTGGGCCGGGTACGTCCGAACCTGGGAACGCTCGCCGTTGGTGCTTCCTACAACGAAAGCCTAACCGCCCAACTCCCCGGTGTCGTTCCCGGCTCGTACCACATCATCATCCGCAGCGACATTCTTAATCATGTCCCGGAAGCAGACGAAAACAACAACATCGGAGCGTCGCTTGACCAGGCCGACGTCACCTTCCCTGAACTCGAATTGGGAGTCGCCGCAGAAGGAACGCTCGAGGCTGGTCAGAATATTTACTACCGAGTAACGGTGCCTGCCGGAGAGACACTCTCATTCGAGCTTGATAGCGATGCCGTGGACGGGGCGAATGAGATTTATGTGGCTTACAATCGGGTGCCGACACGGAGTGATTTTGATTTTACGGGGAGCGAACCGTTCAGCGTAGATCAACGTGTGACAGTGCCAGAAACAGAATCAGGCACTTACTACATTCTCCTCAGGTCCGCGAATCCTCTGGCAGTATCAGACGATTATTCGCTGTCCGCACAGTTACTACCGTTTTCAATAAACACTGCCAGTGCGACTTCCATCGGCAACGGAAACTCGGTGACGTTTGTGGTGACTGGATCTCGGCTAACGACCGGGACAGCGTTTACACTAACCGATAGCGAGGGAGTAACGTTCACTCCGACTTTTGTAGTACAGAGGGACTTAACATCATTCAGACTAACGTTCGACCTGTTGCAAGCCGCACTAGGTCCAGCGATTCTCACGGCCTCGGAGGATTCCGGCGCAGTATCTTCCTTAGCCAATACGATCGAAATAGTCGACTCTTTTAAGCCCCCGGTAGAGATCAGCCTGGAAGGTCCTACGACCGCGCGACGAAATCAAGCCGTTGCTTATAATGTTTCGATCAAAAACCCAGGAAATACTGATACGGAAGAATTCACTCTTTGGATCAAAATTCCGGGCAATACACGATATCGATTCCGAACAGAACACGCATTCGCATCAGACTCATTTCTAACTGCGTTTCCAACCTCACAACAATTTCAGGAGGTTGTGGATTCGCCGTTCACGTATCACGCATTTTCACTTTCCAGAATCGCTCCCGGTGGATCGATTTCGATCCCAATCGATATTGTAACTCCTGATTCTGATGAATTAGAAATCTATGTCCAATTGCTTCCATCCAACCTATTTGAGAACTCGAATTCATCCTTTATCGATACACCTGCCACACCGGCTCCAACCGATCCATTCTTTGCTAGTCAATTGGAACTGCAAGTCGTACGTAATACTGAGGCCCTAAGCTCGCAACAGCAGGCCCCGTGGGACGAAGCGAATGGGCCTCCTCCAGCTGGTTATGTTGTTTTTCGCTATGGATCGAAATATGGGCATTTCGGCATCTCTCTTGGGAATGGCTATATTGCGGATTCATATCCAGGATCCCGAGGAAGGATAGTCCCGCTAAGTGATTGGAAGCGGCATGAAGGGCAGATATCGACGGATCAGTACTACCTCGGAGCGTATATGCCCACGGGGTGGACAGCCGAGCGCGGAGCGGATGTAGCCAATGACCTTCGGCGTGATTTTAGCGATCAGTACTGGAAATATGGAGATTTCGATGGCGATGGAAAGCGAGACCAACAGCTGATTACCGATGTCGACGGAGATGGCAAGAACAACCCTGGTTCTATTGAGTACTGGGAGCATGGCCCTCTAGACTTCCTTAACGGGGATGTTTTCGATACCCACGGAGAAAACGGACGATACAGTTGCTCCGGTATAGAACAATATCTTGAAAACCATGGAATGGATGTCGATCCACGCAGTACAGTGTTCAATCAGCCAGGTGAGCAATATGAAGCAATATCCGGGAAAGAGTGGCCAACCCGTGTCAAAGGATCCAATGGAAGCTTTTCAGTTTATTGGCCGGGGCGTTTTCTAAATGGAGTTGAAGACTTTTTCGATCAAGCAGGCGATTTCCTCGGTTCACTACTTTCGGATGGCAAAACGATTCTCACGAATATCGTTCGGAGCCTAGATCCCAACGACATCCTCGGCCCGGAAGGCTTCGGTCCAGAGAACTTCATCGCGGCCACCGAACCACTCGACTACACTATTCGCTTTGAGAACGACCCCATCTTTGCCACGGCTCCGGCTCAGACGGTGAGGATCACGCAGCAACTCGATGCGGACCTTGATTTCCGTTCGTTTCGGCTTGGTGACTTCGGGATTGGAACTCAAGTTTTTGAGGTGCCAGACAATCGTGCGTTCTATGTAGATCGCTTGGATTTGACTGCGGAGTTGGGGATCTTAGTCGATGTCTTCGCTGGGATCGACGTAGCCAGCGGACAGGCATTCTGGGAATTCACCTCAATTGACCCAGCTACGGGCGATGCTCCGACGGACGCCTTGGCCGGTTTTCTGCCCCCTAATTTAATGTCGCCTGAAGGAGAAGGCTTTGTCACCTATTCCATCAAGGCAAGCCCTGATGCCGTGACGGGAGACATCATCGATGCCGAGGCGCGGATCATCTTTGATACGAACGAACCGATCGATACGCCTCCCATCTTCCATACTCTGGATGTCGACGCGCCTACGAGCAGCGTTGAAGCACTACCTCTCACATTAGACAACTCGAAGTTTGAACTTTCCTGGTCAGGCCAAGATGGCCCTG
This genomic interval carries:
- a CDS encoding CARDB domain-containing protein — its product is MLAGDGVYFEDFSTSGGLVLNGSTTTVATTDGDVLRLTPALSGRNGSAFSESQVNASDFSTAFTFRITSPGGDIFDCNTTTGADGFVFVVQSVSSSIGGIGSGIGYEGIVDSVGVEFDTWCNAANWDPSSNHIGIVTEGSVNHGSSAEFTAVVTPDFDDGNLWYAWVDYDGETLEVRANQTGERPAEALLTRDLDVPAIIENNTAYVGFTSATGAAWGNHDIISWQYNSNFSPIGLVDSIIVTSPGSALQGTEQSATATVLDRFGDPVEGMPIEFEVTGANPMTVGAVTDANGQATITYTGNNIGQDTIVATADSVSNTPTVLDWLPRPDLVVSSVNTPTTWQVGFNDISWTVTNVGDGTASTFWYDRVVLSTDMQYDIQDRIVASESAFHQLPLASLESYEVQYRHILSSSVAAGNYYLLYIADFGEQALEADETNNVFIQPIEVVKPDLVVETATATSPALFGNDVSVSWTVRNVGTVETDDYISQAVWLSTDETLNYGDIELERFPQEAGLPLAPGEGYTTTVNVPLPLSQTIRPGTYYLIVETDSANGHQEIDETNNTLATLPISISYPPLPDLIVSDISAPLEAISGQSIPISWTVTNQGDGDFQGTFRDWVALSDDDTYGSDLFYQGFDFTGVIPAGQSITRTQLIDLPDTFTGEDLRVIVYTDGWNQVLEIDAEDNNVLVADNYLDVILAAFPNLVVDEVIVPPLASSEQEIVVEWIVSNAGTGPTNATYWDDQVYLSTDPFWDPGDYRLGTSRNPSYLQAGDSYRASLTATLPRGIDGDYYVIVLTDAFNRVWEHGNENDNENSSTSFEVQLTPPPDLQVTSVQAPTSAFSGQEVQVSWTVSNEGANATNHSRWRDRIYVSSDSTLSGDDVLLTTVTHDGVLAPGENYTATGFGDLPIGVSGDFFFLVETDAFDSVYEHQFENNNVAAETQATNVVLTPPPDLEVVSVVAPLTISANRQFAVSYRVENNGSTPTPNGSWTDRVYLSDDFNFDPSGDVLLDSRRHYGTLAPGEGYDFEYVGILDEDFVGDQHFYVVTDYADDVFELDNLNNLASADSPSEVIFEPGDLTVSFFSAPTQAEAGDAFLLDWSVVNSSQWDTASQFWYDRVVLSTDMTVSGDDIALTSPSHAGLLQPGESYRVNDRQVRLPTNLLPGSYYLLLTTDAGESVPELDETNNASAAMPLEVSRIASDLRITSVSATDDPQAGGPITVQWTVRNFAPVATNSNIWFDEVYLSTDYQVDSSDTLLASVQRGNPLGPNEEYSVTRAVTLPEDLSGRFFILVRTDATDLVIEGAYENNNLRVTSGEIPEGIDPSEDPVDPNDPDPPTPPEGNIQVVTLDPPDLSVVNVDAPANALSGQDLALSWTVQNIGQGDADGPWYDSVYLSLDQVFDRSSDIYLGYADRPGELAAGESYTQNESFEIPAGFAGPYYVFVIANANGRVNERGKVFNNPGYDPLSMQIDLTSPADFVVGTINVPTSGTPGAEVTVSYTVENQGSNPAFGYWTDSIYLSADETWDIDDPLLGRVRPNLGTLAVGASYNESLTAQLPGVVPGSYHIIIRSDILNHVPEADENNNIGASLDQADVTFPELELGVAAEGTLEAGQNIYYRVTVPAGETLSFELDSDAVDGANEIYVAYNRVPTRSDFDFTGSEPFSVDQRVTVPETESGTYYILLRSANPLAVSDDYSLSAQLLPFSINTASATSIGNGNSVTFVVTGSRLTTGTAFTLTDSEGVTFTPTFVVQRDLTSFRLTFDLLQAALGPAILTASEDSGAVSSLANTIEIVDSFKPPVEISLEGPTTARRNQAVAYNVSIKNPGNTDTEEFTLWIKIPGNTRYRFRTEHAFASDSFLTAFPTSQQFQEVVDSPFTYHAFSLSRIAPGGSISIPIDIVTPDSDELEIYVQLLPSNLFENSNSSFIDTPATPAPTDPFFASQLELQVVRNTEALSSQQQAPWDEANGPPPAGYVVFRYGSKYGHFGISLGNGYIADSYPGSRGRIVPLSDWKRHEGQISTDQYYLGAYMPTGWTAERGADVANDLRRDFSDQYWKYGDFDGDGKRDQQLITDVDGDGKNNPGSIEYWEHGPLDFLNGDVFDTHGENGRYSCSGIEQYLENHGMDVDPRSTVFNQPGEQYEAISGKEWPTRVKGSNGSFSVYWPGRFLNGVEDFFDQAGDFLGSLLSDGKTILTNIVRSLDPNDILGPEGFGPENFIAATEPLDYTIRFENDPIFATAPAQTVRITQQLDADLDFRSFRLGDFGIGTQVFEVPDNRAFYVDRLDLTAELGILVDVFAGIDVASGQAFWEFTSIDPATGDAPTDALAGFLPPNLMSPEGEGFVTYSIKASPDAVTGDIIDAEARIIFDTNEPIDTPPIFHTLDVDAPTSSVEALPLTLDNSKFELSWSGQDGPGGSGVAMFDIYVSEDGGAYQPFVVGTTLTAAPFIGKPGKQYEFFSVAHDYAGNIEATPGVADGVTTITEGVATLGDEEILVSLTRTDETSPVGTSLDESPSANVVFHEWESIVAQIWVTIIPEMAGGPVSLEAVIAWENELFLSPEVLEHLGSNLDISSHDGITKIWWDNVELSGYQAGQRVLIANLLFPVDRQNGVGISSNVVGEYPTVTQQDAFQLSDGKLGKDGQVLNSYPHIDVPIAPVVYDSDDSGHVGIGDFAQFIRNYGRTADLDKYPEAFRFDFNRDGRVGIADFAKFIQHYGQRKDSDNVTIRMPELIPETSANDNPLVLESEPPTAEALFKDVEVLPSGTIHFNFQSGGSDLRFDDIEDFKHAPHYWASIPSAQSNNNPDPRLIDALFETLEPEYSTSKEEDTLMEIDASLLSDLADELSKEGFSI